The following proteins are encoded in a genomic region of Cygnus olor isolate bCygOlo1 chromosome 23, bCygOlo1.pri.v2, whole genome shotgun sequence:
- the GJB3 gene encoding gap junction beta-3 protein isoform X1, whose translation MDWKTLQALLSGVNKYSTAFGRIWLSVVFVFRVLVYVVAAERVWGDEQKDFDCNTRQPGCTNVCYDHFFPISHIRLWALQLIFVTCPSLLVIMHVAYREDREKKNREKNGENCPKLYSNTGKKHGGLWWTYLLSLFFKLVIEILFLYLLHKMWDSFDLPRLVKCSNLVPCPNIVDCYIARPTEKRVFTYFMVGASSICIVLTVCEIFYLIFKRVVQRVRKWKKATKRSVSYSKASTCQCHLKMEEKENKSLNRCVAALRASAPNLTSL comes from the coding sequence ATGGATTGGAAAACGCTGCAGGCGCTGCTCAGCGGGGTCAACAAGTACTCCACGGCCTTCGGCCGCATCTGGCTCTCAGTGGTCTTTGTCTTCCGCGTGCTGGTCTACGTGGTGGCAGCCGAGCGCGTCTGGGGGGATGAGCAGAAGGATTTTGACTGCAACACGCGGCAGCCGGGCTGCACCAACGTCTGCTACGACCACTTCTTCCCCATCTCCCACATCCGCCTGTGGGCCCTGCAGCTCATCTTCGTCACTTGTCCTTCTCTGCTGGTCATCATGCACGTGGCCTACCGGGAGGACCGGGAGAAGAAGAACCGGGAGAAGAACGGGGAGAACTGCCCCAAGCTTTACAGCAACACGGGCAAGAAGCATGGCGGGCTGTGGTGGACCTACCTGCTCAGCCTCTTCTTCAAGCTTGTCATAGAGATCCTCTTCCTCTACCTCCTCCACAAGATGTGGGACAGCTTCGACCTGCCACGGCTGGTCAAGTGCTCCAATCTGGTGCCCTGCCCCAACATTGTGGACTGCTACATCGCTCGGCCTACAGAGAAAAGAGTCTTCACCTATTTCATGGTCGGGGCCTCCTCCATCTGCATTGTCCTCACTGTCTGTGAGATCTTCTACCTCATCTTCAAGCGGGTTGTGCAGAGGGTGCGCAAGTGGAAGAAGGCCACCAAGCGCTCCGTCAGCTACAGCAAGGCCTCCACCTGCCAGTGCCACCTCAagatggaggagaaggaaaacaagtcCCTAAATAGGTGTGTGGCAGCCCTGCGGGCCTCGGCTCCCAACCTGACTTCGCTCTGA
- the GJB3 gene encoding gap junction beta-3 protein isoform X2: MDWKTLQALLSGVNKYSTAFGRIWLSVVFVFRVLVYVVAAERVWGDEQKDFDCNTRQPGCTNVCYDHFFPISHIRLWALQLIFVTCPSLLVIMHVAYREDREKKNREKNGENCPKLYSNTGKKHGGLWWTYLLSLFFKLVIEILFLYLLHKMWDSFDLPRLVKCSNLVPCPNIVDCYIARPTEKRVFTYFMVGASSICIVLTVCEIFYLIFKRVVQRVRKWKKATKRSVSYSKASTCQCHLKMEEKENKSLNRGEEL, translated from the exons ATGGATTGGAAAACGCTGCAGGCGCTGCTCAGCGGGGTCAACAAGTACTCCACGGCCTTCGGCCGCATCTGGCTCTCAGTGGTCTTTGTCTTCCGCGTGCTGGTCTACGTGGTGGCAGCCGAGCGCGTCTGGGGGGATGAGCAGAAGGATTTTGACTGCAACACGCGGCAGCCGGGCTGCACCAACGTCTGCTACGACCACTTCTTCCCCATCTCCCACATCCGCCTGTGGGCCCTGCAGCTCATCTTCGTCACTTGTCCTTCTCTGCTGGTCATCATGCACGTGGCCTACCGGGAGGACCGGGAGAAGAAGAACCGGGAGAAGAACGGGGAGAACTGCCCCAAGCTTTACAGCAACACGGGCAAGAAGCATGGCGGGCTGTGGTGGACCTACCTGCTCAGCCTCTTCTTCAAGCTTGTCATAGAGATCCTCTTCCTCTACCTCCTCCACAAGATGTGGGACAGCTTCGACCTGCCACGGCTGGTCAAGTGCTCCAATCTGGTGCCCTGCCCCAACATTGTGGACTGCTACATCGCTCGGCCTACAGAGAAAAGAGTCTTCACCTATTTCATGGTCGGGGCCTCCTCCATCTGCATTGTCCTCACTGTCTGTGAGATCTTCTACCTCATCTTCAAGCGGGTTGTGCAGAGGGTGCGCAAGTGGAAGAAGGCCACCAAGCGCTCCGTCAGCTACAGCAAGGCCTCCACCTGCCAGTGCCACCTCAagatggaggagaaggaaaacaagtcCCTAAATAG aggagaggagctgtga
- the GJA4 gene encoding gap junction alpha-4 protein — protein MGDWGFLEKLLDQVQEHSTVIGKIWLTVLFIFRILILGLAGESVWGDEQSDFVCNTKQPGCTNVCYDKAFPISHIRYWVLQFLFVSTPTLIYLGHVVYLSRKEEKLKQQESELRAIHSKDPKIEQALAAVEKKMSKIYVTEDGRLKIQGALMWTYIVSVICKSIFEAGFLVGQWYLYGFSMVPRYVCKRDPCPHQVDCFISRPTEKSIFIIFMLVMGLISLVLNLLELFHLCCKHLFSTIKKVSVPAGPSRDTFADDLASGPYPPKHYPFLPMAGSHTPPFQAYNKLSSEQNWANFHNEENLALSSPRALSDPYTPKAPEAPALEEKLCSRPGSSASKKQYV, from the coding sequence ATGGGTGACTGGGGGTTCCTGGAGAAACTTCTGGACCAAGTCCAGGAGCACTCGACGGTGATCGGGAAGATCTGGCTCACCGTGCTCTTCATCTTCCGCATCCTCATCCTGGGCTTGGCCGGCGAGTCCGTGTGGGGGGACGAGCAGTCGGATTTCGTGTGTAACACCAAGCAGCCCGGCTGCACCAACGTCTGCTACGACAAAGCCTTCCCCATCTCCCACATCCGCTACTGGGTGCTCCAGTTCCTCTTCGTCAGCACCCCAACCCTCATCTACCTCGGCCACGTCGTCTATCTGTCCCggaaggaggagaagctgaagcagcaggagagcgAGCTGCGGGCTATCCACAGCAAGGACCCGAAGATCGAGCAGGCCCTGGCAGCCGTGGAGAAGAAGATGTCCAAGATCTACGTGACAGAGGACGGGCGGCTCAAGATCCAAGGGGCGCTGATGTGGACGTACATCGTCAGCGTCATCTGCAAGAGCATTTTTGAGGCTGGCTTCCTTGTCGGGCAGTGGTACCTCTACGGCTTCTCCATGGTGCCCCGCTATGTGTGCAAGAGGGACCCCTGCCCGCACCAGGTCGACTGCTTCATCTCCCGCCCCACCGAGAAGAGcatcttcatcatcttcatgttGGTGATGGGCCTGATCTCCCTGGTCCTGAACCTCCTGGAGCTCTTCCACCTGTGCTGCAAGCACCTCTTCAGCACCATCAAGAAGGTATCGGTGCCAGCTGGCCCCAGCCGGGACACCTTTGCCGACGACCTGGCGTCAGGTCCGTACCCACCCAAGCACTACCCGTTCCTGCCCATGGCCGGCAGCCACACGCCGCCCTTCCAGGCCTACAACAAGCTCTCCAGCGAGCAGAACTGGGCCAACTTCCACAACGAGGAGAACCTGGCgctcagcagccccagggccctCTCGGACCCCTACACCCCCAAGGCTCCCgaagccccagccctggaggagaAGCTGTGCAGCCGGCCTGGGAGCTCAGCCTCCAAAAAGCAGTACGTTTAG